In Janthinobacterium sp. J1-1, a single genomic region encodes these proteins:
- a CDS encoding MBL fold metallo-hydrolase: MTPQIHAFFDPATATVTYVVYEGEGGACAIIDSVLDYDPKAGRTATTSADKVIAFVREHGLQCRWLLETHAHADHLSAAPYLQRQLGGEVAIGAAIQAVQQAFADIYHQHGATSDGSQFDQLFAPDQVFHIGALEVRALHVPGHTPADLAYQIGDAVFVGDTLFMPDVGSARCDFPGGSAALLYRSAQRVLALPPATRLFMCHDYPPAGREPRWETTVAAQRAANIHLRDGITEDQFVALRTGRDATLEMPTLILPAIQVNINAGKLPEPEENGVRYLKIPLDAL; this comes from the coding sequence ACCTATGTGGTGTACGAGGGCGAAGGCGGCGCCTGCGCCATTATCGATTCCGTGCTCGACTACGATCCGAAGGCGGGCCGCACCGCCACCACCTCGGCCGACAAGGTGATCGCCTTTGTGCGCGAACACGGCTTGCAGTGCCGCTGGCTGCTGGAAACCCATGCCCACGCCGACCACCTGTCGGCCGCGCCCTACCTGCAGCGGCAGCTGGGCGGCGAAGTGGCCATCGGCGCGGCGATCCAGGCGGTGCAGCAGGCGTTTGCCGATATCTATCACCAGCATGGCGCAACAAGCGACGGCTCGCAATTCGACCAGCTGTTCGCGCCCGACCAGGTGTTTCATATCGGCGCGCTCGAGGTGCGCGCGCTGCATGTGCCGGGCCACACGCCGGCCGATCTGGCCTACCAGATCGGCGACGCCGTATTTGTCGGCGACACCCTGTTCATGCCCGACGTCGGCTCGGCCCGCTGCGATTTTCCCGGCGGCTCGGCCGCCCTGCTGTACCGCTCGGCGCAGCGCGTGCTGGCGCTGCCGCCGGCAACCCGCCTCTTCATGTGCCACGACTACCCGCCGGCCGGCCGCGAGCCGCGCTGGGAAACCACGGTGGCCGCCCAGCGCGCCGCCAATATCCACCTGCGCGACGGCATCACGGAAGACCAGTTCGTGGCCCTGCGCACGGGCCGTGACGCCACCCTGGAGATGCCGACCCTGATACTGCCGGCGATCCAGGTCAATATCAACGCCGGCAAGCTGCCCGAGCCGGAAGAGAATGGCGTGCGCTACCTGAAAATACCGCTGGACGCGCTGTAA
- a CDS encoding virulence factor: MPKVNRFPGKRLLFCLIVALLIVAALWLSWQGRAGDSGILSNGEIMKRFIALPLFAGLALFSLLSACASTEKPAQTATVSVVPTIPKQPFRAQVVGLQWLNPLQRLDYPTEWQLLWTLGIAKPNKNDDMVRTDPRGFSTLQAVAPIAYDLDGTETFEGYHYKYVRKLTVLFHDIYFSSPTYFYRVYPRGTQKSWRELAGIRVEYALPAGKLDAEITRDRVRDRIINTFDIGNPSFPTVWSRSTPPDVRLTMGGNNAGFTSLTAALAYLEAHPDETVWVMNWDAPSRPKHTQINENLVLLVLAGPNYNTERAALAWIGYPSLKNAADFALAKDLPPRVVQAWQSVFAQAARNGGKVEQDIGYVIHDANNILPTSSDRIGLLAHALTLEVPEFDFLPQTFNTPALLGEMGAGTALTNVALAIAYANHTGRPVLVAGTSDSASLTGVLVSPPARVRPIDQSKPWFRARGEHHAYLPWWGIRHDVADNLQGWSQ, translated from the coding sequence ATGCCTAAGGTGAACAGATTCCCTGGCAAACGCCTTTTGTTCTGTTTGATTGTTGCCCTGCTGATTGTCGCCGCGCTGTGGCTGTCATGGCAAGGCAGAGCAGGAGATTCGGGCATCTTATCGAATGGAGAAATCATGAAACGCTTTATTGCCCTGCCCCTGTTTGCCGGCCTGGCGCTTTTCTCTCTATTGAGCGCCTGCGCGAGCACTGAAAAGCCAGCTCAAACTGCAACAGTCTCCGTAGTGCCAACAATACCAAAGCAACCATTCCGGGCGCAGGTGGTGGGCCTGCAATGGCTGAATCCCTTGCAGCGGCTCGATTATCCGACGGAATGGCAATTGCTGTGGACGTTAGGAATTGCCAAGCCCAACAAGAACGACGACATGGTCAGAACGGATCCCCGGGGGTTCAGTACCCTGCAGGCAGTGGCGCCGATTGCCTACGATCTGGATGGCACAGAGACATTCGAGGGTTATCACTACAAATATGTGCGAAAGCTGACCGTTTTATTTCACGATATTTACTTTTCCAGTCCCACTTATTTTTATCGGGTTTATCCCCGAGGAACACAGAAAAGCTGGCGCGAACTGGCTGGGATACGCGTTGAATATGCGCTGCCTGCGGGTAAGCTGGATGCAGAGATAACGCGGGACAGGGTCCGCGACCGCATCATCAACACCTTCGATATCGGCAACCCGAGTTTCCCTACCGTCTGGTCCCGCTCCACCCCGCCCGACGTTCGCCTTACCATGGGCGGCAACAATGCCGGCTTTACTTCCCTGACAGCCGCGCTTGCCTATCTCGAAGCACATCCGGACGAAACCGTGTGGGTGATGAACTGGGATGCGCCCAGCCGCCCCAAACATACGCAGATCAATGAAAACCTGGTACTGCTGGTACTAGCCGGCCCCAACTACAACACCGAGCGCGCGGCGCTGGCGTGGATAGGCTATCCATCGCTTAAAAATGCCGCCGACTTCGCCTTGGCCAAGGACCTGCCGCCACGCGTCGTGCAGGCCTGGCAATCGGTGTTTGCGCAAGCGGCGCGCAATGGCGGCAAGGTCGAACAGGACATCGGCTATGTGATCCACGACGCCAACAATATCCTGCCGACCTCATCCGACCGGATCGGCCTGCTGGCACACGCGCTGACACTGGAAGTGCCCGAGTTTGACTTTTTGCCGCAGACCTTCAATACGCCCGCCCTGCTGGGCGAAATGGGCGCCGGCACGGCGCTGACCAATGTGGCGCTGGCGATCGCCTACGCCAATCACACGGGCAGGCCGGTGCTGGTGGCCGGCACCAGCGACAGCGCCAGCCTGACCGGCGTGCTGGTGTCGCCGCCGGCCAGGGTGCGGCCCATCGATCAAAGCAAGCCCTGGTTCCGCGCGCGTGGCGAGCACCACGCCTACCTGCCCTGGTGGGGCATCCGCCATGACGTCGCCGACAATCTCCAGGGCTGGTCGCAATAA
- a CDS encoding M20/M25/M40 family metallo-hydrolase — translation MPSVQFHRSLVSVLLGSVVSAGALAAAPGNDPAALAQVRDTALHSDWAYARLADMTDLIGPRLSGSAGAAAAVEQVAATLRGLGATVTLQPVKVPHWVRGVETAEIVDYAGRPNGVSQRVVLTALGGSGATPAAGLTAPLIIVSSFEELKARAAEVKGAIVLIDTPFDQEMAERGLAGVTYGQGSRFRFGGPKAAAELGAAAALVRSIGGADFRIPHAGATGLEDCRRIPAAAVTVEDALLIKRLAARGPMKMHLTLTPQNLPEADSYNVIADWPGTDKAGEVVIVSGHLDSWDLATGAHDDGAGVVAAMGVIETLKKLDYRPRRTIRVIAWMNEENGGRGGQAYFEANKQALAKQYAAIEMDSGAGRPFGILASVGPKSEKLFAPLRAALQPIGAHAFTRRDALGTGDLHRLEKGGVPSFEPLVDSHSYFHYHHTPADTLDKVDPDNLKRNVALMSSLAWYLANLDGEIGRAPEQE, via the coding sequence ATGCCTTCCGTACAATTTCACCGTTCCCTGGTTTCCGTGCTGCTGGGCAGCGTCGTCAGCGCCGGCGCACTGGCCGCCGCGCCGGGAAATGATCCGGCCGCGCTGGCGCAAGTGCGCGACACCGCGCTGCACAGCGACTGGGCCTATGCGCGCCTGGCCGACATGACCGACCTGATCGGCCCACGCCTGTCCGGTTCGGCCGGCGCCGCCGCCGCCGTCGAGCAGGTGGCCGCCACCCTGCGCGGCCTGGGCGCCACCGTCACCTTGCAGCCGGTCAAGGTGCCGCACTGGGTGCGCGGCGTGGAAACGGCGGAAATCGTCGACTATGCGGGCCGTCCGAACGGCGTCTCGCAGCGCGTGGTGCTGACCGCCCTGGGCGGTTCGGGCGCGACGCCGGCCGCCGGCCTGACGGCGCCGCTGATCATCGTCAGCAGCTTCGAGGAACTCAAGGCGCGCGCGGCCGAAGTGAAAGGCGCCATCGTGCTGATCGATACCCCGTTCGACCAGGAGATGGCGGAACGCGGCCTGGCCGGCGTCACCTATGGCCAGGGTTCGCGCTTCCGCTTCGGCGGCCCGAAAGCGGCGGCCGAACTGGGCGCCGCCGCCGCGCTGGTGCGCTCGATCGGCGGCGCCGATTTCCGCATTCCGCACGCCGGCGCGACCGGCCTGGAAGACTGCAGGCGCATCCCGGCCGCCGCCGTGACGGTGGAAGACGCGCTGCTGATCAAACGCCTGGCCGCGCGCGGCCCGATGAAAATGCATTTGACGCTGACGCCGCAAAACCTGCCCGAGGCCGACAGCTACAACGTGATCGCCGACTGGCCGGGCACCGACAAGGCAGGCGAAGTGGTGATCGTGTCCGGCCACCTCGATTCCTGGGACCTGGCCACCGGCGCGCATGACGACGGCGCCGGCGTGGTGGCGGCGATGGGCGTGATCGAAACCCTGAAAAAACTCGACTACCGCCCGCGCCGCACCATCCGCGTGATCGCCTGGATGAACGAGGAAAACGGCGGCCGTGGCGGCCAGGCCTATTTCGAGGCGAACAAGCAGGCGCTGGCCAAGCAGTACGCCGCCATCGAAATGGACAGCGGCGCCGGCCGCCCGTTCGGCATCCTGGCCAGCGTCGGCCCGAAATCGGAAAAACTGTTTGCGCCCTTGCGCGCCGCCCTGCAGCCGATCGGCGCCCACGCCTTCACCCGCCGCGACGCGCTGGGCACGGGCGACCTGCACCGCCTGGAAAAGGGCGGCGTGCCCAGCTTCGAGCCGCTGGTCGACAGCCACAGCTATTTTCACTACCACCACACGCCGGCCGATACCCTGGACAAGGTCGATCCGGATAACCTGAAGCGCAACGTGGCGCTGATGTCGTCGCTGGCCTGGTACCTGGCCAATCTGGATGGCGAGATCGGCAGGGCGCCCGAGCAGGAGTAA
- a CDS encoding GNAT family protein, with the protein MIKGTLCSLRHLQAADLATYIALVNDLPSRGAFFSPQLKSPEAIRRDFMQTGFVTEDSELFIIEDQHQAMIGTITHFKSRTPSSREIGYRLFDPQRNGRGYTSEATQLLVDYLFKAYPYHRLELLMDPLNTGSERIAQKCGFTQEGVLRQAFFINGVMRDVKMYGLLRPEWQAARSTPG; encoded by the coding sequence ATGATCAAAGGAACACTGTGCAGCTTGCGCCATCTGCAGGCCGCCGACCTGGCCACCTATATCGCGCTGGTCAACGACCTGCCCTCGCGCGGCGCGTTCTTTTCGCCGCAACTCAAGTCGCCCGAGGCGATCCGGCGCGACTTCATGCAAACCGGCTTCGTCACCGAAGACAGCGAGCTGTTCATCATTGAAGACCAGCACCAGGCCATGATCGGCACGATTACCCACTTCAAAAGCCGCACCCCGAGCAGCCGCGAGATCGGCTACCGCCTGTTCGACCCGCAACGCAACGGACGCGGCTATACCAGCGAGGCGACCCAGCTGCTGGTCGACTATCTGTTCAAGGCCTACCCGTATCACCGGCTGGAGTTGCTGATGGACCCGCTCAATACCGGTTCCGAGCGGATTGCGCAAAAATGCGGTTTTACGCAGGAGGGCGTGCTGCGCCAGGCCTTCTTTATCAACGGCGTGATGCGCGACGTCAAGATGTATGGCCTGCTGCGGCCCGAGTGGCAAGCGGCCCGGAGTACGCCCGGCTGA
- a CDS encoding glycine zipper 2TM domain-containing protein has protein sequence MLNKKLLGAVMVAAVAVSSAATAAGDRDFNTVAGAVVGAAIGNNTGGTNGAIVGGVIGAAVGNSLRTGDRGYDRGYNRGYDRGYRGTYYQSPPPVYYQPAPRPVYYAPPPRYYGPPPVVYVQPGRGYYRDHDRWDDRRGYRDDRGHGWGHRR, from the coding sequence ATGTTGAACAAGAAACTCCTGGGTGCGGTAATGGTAGCGGCTGTAGCTGTCTCATCGGCAGCAACGGCCGCCGGTGACCGCGACTTCAATACCGTTGCCGGCGCCGTCGTCGGAGCGGCGATCGGCAACAACACTGGCGGCACCAACGGCGCGATCGTTGGCGGCGTGATCGGTGCCGCCGTCGGCAACAGCCTGCGCACGGGCGACCGTGGCTATGATCGCGGCTACAACCGCGGTTATGACCGTGGCTACCGCGGCACGTACTACCAGAGCCCGCCGCCCGTGTACTACCAGCCCGCGCCGCGCCCCGTGTACTACGCGCCGCCACCGCGCTACTACGGCCCGCCACCGGTCGTGTACGTGCAACCGGGCCGTGGCTACTACCGCGATCACGACCGCTGGGATGACCGCCGTGGCTACCGCGACGACCGTGGCCATGGCTGGGGACATCGCCGCTAA
- a CDS encoding protein phosphatase 2C domain-containing protein: MHFIKDELDFGPGLDAAAGSSVGAGPMARRENQDNFLLIDATGHAACLVGQTPWRGQVAGWPAGHVRLAVLDGMGGHGHGREAAEATVQGLLAMPACLDAVTLAHELDQLHARLQAAFDTGPEARSRPPGTTLTLLEIAPQQAPLLYHVGDSRLYEVADGTVTALTVDHVPATVYAMHGVIGEQQWRGRVYGEHQPQISQAFILGNVIVDPQVLGATLHALDEGNLPPFLSHLGDRRALRLRRDAVYLLASDGFWSCQDPASVLARWPALCAGRTAAQASEALFDDFLSHPPAGMHSDNLTLLALRIKP, translated from the coding sequence ATGCACTTTATCAAAGACGAACTCGATTTCGGCCCGGGACTGGATGCCGCCGCCGGCAGCAGCGTGGGCGCCGGTCCCATGGCGCGGCGCGAGAACCAGGACAATTTCCTGCTGATCGACGCCACCGGCCACGCCGCCTGCCTGGTCGGTCAGACACCCTGGCGTGGCCAGGTGGCGGGCTGGCCGGCCGGCCATGTGCGCCTGGCCGTGCTCGATGGCATGGGCGGCCATGGCCATGGCCGCGAGGCGGCCGAGGCCACGGTGCAGGGGTTGCTGGCGATGCCGGCCTGCCTGGACGCGGTCACGCTGGCGCATGAGCTGGACCAATTGCACGCGCGCCTGCAAGCCGCGTTCGATACCGGCCCCGAGGCCCGCTCGCGCCCGCCCGGCACCACCTTGACCCTGCTGGAAATTGCGCCGCAACAAGCGCCGCTGCTGTATCACGTGGGCGATTCGCGCCTGTATGAAGTGGCCGATGGCACCGTTACGGCCCTGACGGTCGACCATGTGCCGGCCACCGTGTACGCCATGCATGGCGTGATCGGCGAGCAGCAATGGCGCGGCCGGGTGTATGGCGAACACCAGCCGCAGATTTCCCAAGCTTTTATATTAGGTAACGTCATCGTCGATCCGCAGGTGCTGGGCGCCACGCTGCATGCGCTGGACGAGGGCAACCTGCCGCCCTTCCTGTCGCACCTGGGCGACCGCCGTGCGCTGCGGCTGCGCCGCGACGCCGTGTATCTGCTGGCCAGCGACGGCTTCTGGTCCTGCCAGGACCCTGCCAGCGTCCTCGCCCGCTGGCCGGCCCTGTGCGCTGGCCGCACGGCGGCGCAGGCCAGCGAGGCGCTGTTCGACGATTTCCTGTCGCACCCCCCGGCAGGCATGCACAGCGACAATCTCACCCTGCTGGCGCTGCGCATCAAGCCTTAG
- a CDS encoding class I SAM-dependent methyltransferase, with protein sequence MSTPTSSTPAAAAPAGAPDMAAIRQRQQATWASGDFAIIGVTLQIVGESLAEAADIRAREEVIDIAAGNGNATLAAARRFARVTSTDYVPALLQRGRERADAEGLQVSFRVADADALPFPDASFDVAVSTFGVMFAPDHPRAAQEMLRVVRDGGRIAMANWTPEGLVGQLFKLIGKHVPPPAGLKSPALWGTTGYLQELFGVAPGQLQAQRKLFNFRYASAQHWIQVFRDYYGPVHKAFAALSPEGARALEQDLTSLLDSLNMAGPNSLVVPAEYLEVVIAKRRN encoded by the coding sequence ATGAGCACTCCCACCTCCTCGACGCCAGCCGCTGCCGCCCCTGCCGGCGCACCCGACATGGCCGCCATTCGCCAGCGCCAGCAAGCCACCTGGGCCAGCGGCGACTTCGCCATTATCGGCGTCACCTTGCAAATCGTCGGCGAATCGCTGGCCGAAGCGGCCGATATCCGCGCCCGCGAAGAGGTGATCGATATTGCCGCCGGCAATGGCAACGCCACCCTGGCCGCCGCCCGCCGCTTTGCGCGCGTCACCTCCACCGATTATGTACCGGCCCTGCTGCAACGGGGCCGCGAGCGGGCCGATGCCGAAGGCCTGCAAGTGAGCTTCCGCGTGGCCGACGCCGATGCGCTGCCGTTTCCCGACGCCAGTTTCGATGTGGCGGTCTCGACTTTCGGCGTGATGTTCGCGCCCGACCACCCGCGCGCGGCGCAGGAAATGCTGCGCGTGGTGCGCGATGGCGGGCGCATCGCCATGGCCAACTGGACGCCGGAAGGCCTGGTCGGCCAGTTGTTCAAGCTGATCGGCAAGCACGTGCCGCCGCCCGCAGGCCTGAAATCGCCCGCGCTGTGGGGTACCACCGGCTATCTGCAAGAACTGTTCGGCGTGGCGCCCGGGCAACTCCAGGCGCAGCGCAAGCTGTTCAATTTCCGCTACGCCAGCGCACAGCACTGGATACAGGTATTCCGCGACTACTACGGCCCCGTGCACAAGGCGTTTGCCGCGCTGTCGCCAGAGGGCGCGCGGGCGCTGGAGCAGGACCTGACCAGCTTGCTCGACAGCCTGAACATGGCCGGACCCAATTCGCTGGTGGTGCCGGCGGAATACCTGGAAGTGGTCATAGCCAAGCGCAGGAACTGA
- a CDS encoding FHA domain-containing protein — translation MKKCSNPEHPHCTFWVLPGEQVCAGNHPQPVQAPTSYDLLNAMRSARSEQSATAGVLASVVSLPLAVSPPVNSVSMPVMRPAVAPALAPAVVPATPVATHLHISGFDPRAAGGRQTLKMELRGMDTTCDPQLSLRLRSDLIARGQVQHDVVRTTRGDWRPVFVEFSSRNKEHGQYQIEVDVLSHVDGAVAQKWVCTFVILVPRRDATLTEIHQIFLSTHKNVRVMADDASIARVTGGDGCNLDVTARNAGIAHVDLSAPQGKIDMGFTTIAWDEELIEVDVPAASECHPHPSVSACIVNAAPEAGEQRQIRLFALEECMLGRFELVDPEADVLLSHFSIDGQDNNGLTRRLSGRHAVIRRGAQGFDIEDVSRYGVLLDGVWPGKHKPVALRQGMRIELTASIKGIVVLGVSAILQHGVILHRLDQGAHAECFYLLLPEARPVVVPAPHTLAPQAAALPVLFHRNGGFWHLDCASGKETALAPATALDKLAGLARHHRFASEAYPECWIIRTEGASLCDSAVLTA, via the coding sequence ATGAAAAAATGCAGCAACCCGGAGCACCCGCACTGTACGTTCTGGGTCTTGCCTGGTGAGCAGGTCTGCGCGGGCAACCACCCGCAGCCAGTCCAGGCTCCCACCAGCTATGACCTGCTGAACGCCATGCGCAGCGCCCGTTCCGAGCAATCGGCGACGGCGGGCGTACTTGCGTCCGTGGTTTCCCTGCCCCTGGCTGTCTCGCCGCCCGTCAATTCCGTCAGCATGCCTGTCATGCGCCCCGCAGTGGCTCCCGCCTTGGCGCCCGCTGTCGTCCCGGCCACGCCGGTGGCTACCCATCTGCATATCAGCGGTTTCGATCCGCGCGCGGCAGGCGGGCGGCAAACCCTGAAAATGGAATTGCGCGGCATGGACACCACATGCGACCCGCAGCTGAGCCTGCGCCTGCGCTCGGACCTGATCGCGCGCGGCCAGGTGCAGCACGACGTGGTGCGCACCACGCGCGGCGACTGGCGCCCCGTGTTTGTCGAGTTTTCATCGCGCAACAAGGAACACGGGCAATACCAGATCGAGGTGGACGTACTGAGCCACGTGGACGGCGCGGTGGCGCAGAAATGGGTGTGCACCTTTGTCATCCTGGTGCCGCGCCGCGACGCCACCCTGACCGAAATCCACCAGATTTTCCTCAGCACCCATAAAAACGTGCGCGTGATGGCCGATGACGCCTCGATCGCGCGCGTGACGGGCGGCGACGGCTGCAATCTCGACGTCACCGCGCGCAATGCCGGCATCGCCCACGTGGACTTGTCTGCGCCGCAAGGCAAGATCGACATGGGTTTTACCACCATCGCCTGGGACGAGGAACTGATCGAGGTCGACGTGCCCGCCGCCAGCGAGTGCCACCCGCACCCCAGCGTGTCGGCCTGCATCGTCAACGCGGCGCCGGAAGCGGGCGAACAGCGCCAGATCCGCCTGTTTGCGCTGGAAGAATGCATGCTGGGCCGTTTCGAGCTGGTCGATCCGGAAGCCGATGTGCTGCTCAGCCATTTCAGCATCGATGGCCAGGACAACAACGGCCTGACGCGCCGGCTGTCCGGCCGCCACGCCGTGATCCGCCGTGGCGCGCAGGGCTTTGATATCGAAGACGTGTCGCGCTATGGCGTGCTGCTCGACGGCGTCTGGCCCGGCAAGCACAAGCCGGTGGCGCTGCGCCAGGGCATGCGCATCGAACTGACGGCCAGCATCAAGGGCATCGTGGTGCTGGGCGTGTCGGCCATATTGCAGCACGGCGTGATCCTGCACCGCCTCGACCAGGGCGCCCATGCGGAATGCTTTTACCTGCTGCTGCCCGAAGCGCGCCCGGTCGTCGTGCCGGCGCCGCACACCCTCGCGCCACAGGCGGCGGCGCTGCCGGTGCTGTTCCACCGCAACGGCGGCTTCTGGCACCTCGATTGTGCCAGCGGCAAGGAAACCGCGCTGGCGCCCGCCACCGCGCTCGACAAGCTCGCCGGCCTTGCCCGCCACCACCGCTTCGCCAGCGAAGCGTATCCCGAATGCTGGATCATCCGCACCGAAGGCGCCAGCCTGTGCGACAGCGCCGTGCTCACCGCCTAG
- a CDS encoding metal-dependent hydrolase, with translation MASNKAHHATGWAAGVIAAALVAHADAGGPYQVLSMLAFVMGALGGTAPDWLEVAWWAPTRRLWITHRTWTHWGLAWIALLVYTYLQLPHHVWAPPLFGFAAGGIMHLLADWPNPLGVPWIIRRHSLRWWKSGRHDLIVIAAAWLAATIVADHVFFDGIHLRRATAFVQGWPLWSTEWMVKALDTFWQWLREWRLGPGN, from the coding sequence ATGGCTTCAAATAAAGCGCACCATGCGACTGGCTGGGCGGCTGGCGTGATCGCCGCGGCGCTGGTCGCCCACGCTGACGCCGGTGGTCCGTACCAGGTGCTGAGCATGCTCGCATTCGTGATGGGCGCGCTGGGCGGCACCGCGCCCGACTGGCTGGAAGTGGCCTGGTGGGCGCCCACGCGCCGGCTGTGGATCACGCACCGCACCTGGACCCACTGGGGCCTGGCCTGGATCGCCCTGCTGGTCTACACCTATCTGCAACTGCCCCACCATGTGTGGGCGCCGCCGCTGTTCGGCTTTGCCGCCGGCGGCATCATGCATCTGCTGGCCGACTGGCCCAATCCGCTGGGCGTGCCGTGGATCATCCGCCGCCACTCGCTGCGCTGGTGGAAGAGCGGCCGCCACGACCTGATCGTGATTGCCGCCGCCTGGCTGGCCGCCACCATCGTGGCCGACCATGTGTTTTTCGACGGTATTCACTTGCGGCGCGCCACCGCCTTCGTGCAAGGCTGGCCGCTATGGTCGACCGAATGGATGGTCAAAGCGCTCGACACTTTCTGGCAATGGCTGCGGGAATGGCGGCTCGGCCCCGGGAATTGA
- a CDS encoding sigma-70 family RNA polymerase sigma factor, with amino-acid sequence MSIVSTTHLPQLNTLYRDHHGWLHGWLRGKLGNAGDAADLAQDTFVRLLGKREAGPLREPRGYLATIARGLLVDRYRRQALEQAYLEALAQQDQALAISAETHAIIIETLLAVDRLLDRLGTRTRTIFLLAQVEELSYVDIGKRLGVSLPTVKKHLVRAYTECLVLAAA; translated from the coding sequence GTGAGCATCGTCAGCACCACCCACTTGCCGCAACTGAACACCCTGTACCGCGACCACCACGGCTGGCTGCATGGCTGGCTGCGCGGCAAGCTGGGCAATGCCGGCGACGCGGCCGACCTGGCGCAGGATACCTTTGTGCGCCTGCTGGGCAAACGCGAAGCGGGGCCGCTGCGCGAGCCGCGCGGCTACCTGGCGACGATCGCGCGCGGCCTGCTGGTGGACCGCTACCGCCGCCAGGCGCTGGAACAGGCCTACCTGGAAGCGCTGGCGCAGCAGGACCAGGCGCTGGCGATCTCGGCCGAAACCCACGCCATCATCATCGAAACCCTGCTGGCGGTCGACCGCCTGCTCGATCGCCTGGGCACGCGCACGCGCACCATCTTCCTGCTGGCGCAGGTCGAAGAACTGAGCTATGTGGACATCGGCAAGCGCCTGGGCGTATCCCTGCCCACGGTGAAAAAGCACCTGGTGCGCGCCTATACGGAATGCCTGGTGCTGGCGGCAGCATGA
- a CDS encoding FecR domain-containing protein: protein MTPAAPIARAVLAQAAHWHVELSCGGADPQALAAWLAESGEHARAWDLLRQMDGQMKSIPATLALPALQASHLRRRAAAKLLAMLVATAGGIRLGQVGMESNAWQSWTAALRTAPGQRRRVLLADGGTLELNTDSAADVDYSATRRLLRLHRGEIMIATAPDTRPFLVDTVHGVIRALGTRFAVRCDAEASSVTVFEHAVEVRSHAMPGKSCRVEAGQQLRFTRLGDGGVMPAPRHQDSWTRGMLVATDWPLSRLVAELTRYRRGHLACDARVARQSVTGTYRLDDIDAALESLCASHGLQVTYVTRFWGTVGPLAG, encoded by the coding sequence ATGACGCCGGCCGCACCGATCGCCCGCGCCGTGCTGGCCCAGGCCGCGCACTGGCATGTGGAACTGAGCTGCGGCGGCGCCGACCCGCAGGCGCTGGCGGCGTGGCTGGCCGAAAGCGGCGAACATGCGCGCGCCTGGGATCTGCTGCGGCAGATGGATGGCCAGATGAAATCGATTCCCGCCACCCTGGCGCTGCCGGCGCTGCAGGCCTCGCATTTGAGGCGCCGCGCGGCCGCCAAGCTGCTGGCCATGCTGGTGGCCACCGCCGGCGGCATCCGGCTGGGGCAGGTCGGCATGGAGTCCAACGCCTGGCAGTCCTGGACGGCGGCGCTGCGCACGGCGCCGGGCCAGCGCCGGCGCGTGCTGCTGGCCGATGGCGGCACCCTGGAGCTCAATACCGACAGCGCGGCCGACGTCGATTACAGTGCGACGCGCCGCCTGCTGCGCCTGCATCGCGGCGAAATCATGATCGCCACCGCGCCCGATACGCGCCCCTTCCTGGTCGACACCGTGCACGGCGTGATCCGTGCGCTGGGCACGCGCTTTGCCGTACGCTGTGACGCCGAAGCCAGCAGCGTGACCGTGTTCGAGCACGCGGTGGAAGTACGCAGCCATGCCATGCCCGGCAAAAGCTGCCGCGTCGAAGCGGGCCAGCAACTGCGGTTTACCCGCCTGGGCGACGGCGGCGTGATGCCGGCGCCGCGCCACCAGGACAGCTGGACGCGCGGCATGCTGGTGGCCACCGATTGGCCATTGTCGCGCCTGGTGGCCGAACTGACGCGCTACCGGCGCGGCCACCTCGCTTGCGACGCCAGGGTGGCGCGGCAGAGCGTCACGGGCACCTATCGCCTCGACGATATCGACGCCGCGCTGGAAAGCCTGTGCGCGTCGCACGGCTTGCAGGTGACTTACGTGACGCGCTTCTGGGGCACAGTCGGCCCGCTTGCCGGCTGA